One segment of Leucoraja erinacea ecotype New England chromosome 7, Leri_hhj_1, whole genome shotgun sequence DNA contains the following:
- the LOC129698561 gene encoding cyclin-dependent kinase 2-like isoform X2, whose protein sequence is MDNFQKVEKIGEGTYGVVYKAMNKVTGEMVALKKIRLDAEMEGVPSTAIREISLLKELNHRNIVRLLDVIHSEKKLYLVFEFLNQDLKKYMDSAPPTGLPLQLVKSYLFQLLQGVAFCHSHRVLHRDLKPQNLLINDGGAIKLADFGLARAFGVPVRTYTHEICQ, encoded by the exons ATGGACAACTTCCAGAAGGTGGAGAAGATCGGAGAGGGCACCTACGGTGTGGTCTACAAGGCTATGAATAAAGTGACGGGAGAGATGGTGGCTCTGAAAAAGATAAGACTGGACGC AGAAATGGAAGGAGTGCCCAGTACTGCTATTCGAGAAATATCATTGTTAAAAGAATTAAATCATCGAAATATTGTGAG ACTGCTAGATGTTATCCACAGTGAAAAGAAATTGTACTTGGTGTTTGAATTTCTCAATCAAGATCTGAAGAAGTATATGGACTCTGCTCCACCTACTGGactccctttgcaattagttaaG AGTTATCTATTCCAGCTGCTTCAAGGTGTCGCATTCTGTCACTCTCACAGAGTCCTTCATCGAGATCTGAAACCACAAAACTTGCTCATTAATGATGGTGGTGCAATCAAGTTGGCAGATTTTGGATTGGCAAGGGCTTTCGGAGTTCCTGTGCGCACATATACTCACGAG atctgccagtga